From Halotia branconii CENA392, the proteins below share one genomic window:
- a CDS encoding NifU family protein, translating into MELTTENVETVLDEMRPYLMSDGGNVELVELDGPIVKLRLQGACGSCPSSAMTLRMGIERRLREMIPEIAEVEQVA; encoded by the coding sequence ATGGAACTGACAACTGAAAATGTGGAAACAGTTTTAGACGAAATGCGCCCTTATCTGATGTCTGATGGCGGCAATGTAGAACTTGTGGAGCTTGATGGGCCTATAGTCAAACTTCGGCTGCAAGGCGCTTGTGGTTCTTGCCCTAGTTCTGCAATGACCCTGAGAATGGGCATCGAGCGCCGTCTACGGGAAATGATTCCTGAGATTGCAGAAGTCGAGCAAGTAGCCTAG
- a CDS encoding glycoside hydrolase, whose translation MSHPLYVAFIWHQHQPLYKSPDSGVSVSSSQKYRLPWVRLHGTKDYLDLILILEKYPKLHQTVNLVPSLILQLEDYIAGTAFDPYLTASLTPAEQLTQQQREFIIQHFFDANHHTLIDPHPRYSELYQQRQEKGQSWCLANWELPDYSDLLAWHNLAWIDPLFWDDPEIATWLKQGRNFSLSDRQRIYSKQREILSRIIPQHRKMQETGQLEVTTTPYTHPILPLLADTNSGQVAVPLMTLPNSRFQWVEDIPRHLQKAWDLYQDRFGQEPRGLWPSEQSVSPEILPYIIKQGFKWICSDEAVLGWTKQHFFHRDGAGNVQEPELLYRPYRLETPAGDLAIVFRDHRLSDLIGFTYGAMSPKQAAADLVGHLQAIAKMQKDHPSEQPWLVTIALDGENCWEFYPEDGKPFLEALYQNLSHEPHLKLVTVSEFIAQFPPTATIHQEQLHSGSWVDGSFTTWIGDPVKNRAWDYLTHARETLANHPEATEENNPAAWEALYAAEGSDWFWWFGEGHSSNQDAIFDQLFREHLFGIYKALNEPIPPYLRQPLEVHEARADHIPEGFIHPVIDGKGDEQDWDKAGRIEIGGARGTMHNSSVVQRLWYGLDHLNFYLRLDFKSGVAPGRDLPADLNLLWFYPNKTMNNSPIPLADVPDIAPVNYLFHHHLEINLLTQSIQFREAAEHFQWHPRFSRAQVGFNTCLEVAVPWADLQVPPDYPLRLTLVLSDEGCFRNYLPENTLIPIDVP comes from the coding sequence ATGTCCCATCCCCTCTACGTTGCTTTTATTTGGCATCAACATCAGCCGCTGTACAAATCTCCTGACAGCGGCGTTTCAGTTTCTTCTAGCCAAAAGTACCGTTTACCTTGGGTACGGTTGCATGGAACTAAAGATTATTTGGATTTAATATTAATCCTTGAAAAGTATCCTAAGTTACACCAAACGGTGAATTTAGTTCCATCGCTGATATTACAACTGGAAGACTACATTGCTGGCACAGCTTTTGACCCTTACCTGACAGCCAGTTTGACACCCGCTGAGCAATTAACTCAGCAACAACGAGAATTTATTATCCAACATTTTTTTGATGCCAATCACCACACCTTGATTGATCCCCATCCTCGCTATAGCGAGTTATATCAGCAAAGGCAAGAAAAAGGGCAATCTTGGTGTTTAGCAAATTGGGAGTTGCCAGATTACAGTGATTTGTTGGCTTGGCACAATTTAGCGTGGATTGATCCGCTGTTTTGGGATGACCCGGAAATTGCAACTTGGTTAAAACAGGGTCGGAATTTTAGTTTAAGCGATCGCCAGCGCATTTATTCTAAACAGCGAGAAATTCTCAGTCGCATTATTCCTCAACACCGAAAAATGCAGGAAACTGGGCAATTAGAAGTTACCACTACACCCTACACTCATCCAATTTTACCTTTATTAGCTGATACCAATTCTGGGCAGGTAGCTGTGCCTTTAATGACACTGCCTAACTCCAGATTTCAATGGGTAGAAGATATTCCTCGCCACTTACAAAAAGCCTGGGATTTATATCAAGACCGCTTTGGGCAGGAGCCTCGTGGTTTATGGCCTTCCGAACAATCAGTAAGCCCGGAAATTTTGCCATACATTATTAAACAAGGATTTAAGTGGATTTGCTCAGATGAAGCCGTTTTAGGATGGACAAAGCAACACTTTTTCCACCGAGATGGTGCGGGGAACGTCCAAGAACCAGAATTACTATATCGACCATATCGCCTGGAAACCCCAGCAGGTGATTTGGCAATTGTGTTTCGTGACCACAGATTATCGGATCTAATCGGCTTTACATACGGGGCAATGTCGCCCAAACAAGCAGCCGCAGACTTAGTGGGACACCTGCAAGCGATCGCTAAAATGCAAAAAGATCATCCTAGCGAACAACCTTGGTTAGTCACTATCGCTTTGGATGGAGAGAATTGCTGGGAATTTTATCCCGAAGATGGTAAACCTTTCCTAGAAGCTTTATATCAAAACCTCAGTCACGAACCCCATCTAAAACTTGTTACTGTCTCAGAATTTATTGCACAATTTCCGCCTACTGCAACTATCCACCAAGAACAACTACATAGCGGTTCTTGGGTGGATGGCAGTTTCACTACTTGGATTGGCGATCCTGTTAAAAATCGTGCTTGGGACTACCTCACACATGCTAGGGAAACCCTCGCCAACCATCCCGAAGCGACAGAAGAAAATAACCCAGCAGCGTGGGAAGCTTTGTATGCCGCCGAGGGTTCTGACTGGTTTTGGTGGTTTGGGGAAGGACATTCTTCAAATCAAGATGCCATCTTCGACCAATTATTTCGAGAACATTTGTTTGGCATTTACAAAGCTTTAAATGAACCTATACCGCCATATCTCAGACAACCATTGGAGGTTCACGAAGCACGGGCAGATCATATCCCTGAAGGGTTTATTCATCCTGTAATTGATGGCAAGGGTGATGAACAAGACTGGGATAAAGCTGGACGCATAGAAATCGGTGGGGCGCGAGGCACAATGCATAACAGTAGTGTTGTTCAGCGTCTTTGGTATGGGCTAGATCACCTGAATTTTTATTTGCGGTTAGATTTTAAAAGTGGTGTTGCACCAGGTCGCGATTTACCAGCAGATTTGAATTTGCTGTGGTTCTATCCCAATAAAACTATGAACAACAGCCCCATCCCTTTAGCAGATGTGCCTGATATCGCGCCAGTTAATTATCTCTTTCACCACCATTTAGAGATTAACTTGCTGACACAATCAATTCAGTTTCGAGAAGCAGCAGAACATTTTCAATGGCATCCCCGCTTTAGCCGCGCTCAAGTAGGTTTCAATACTTGTTTAGAAGTGGCAGTGCCGTGGGCAGATTTGCAAGTTCCACCCGATTATCCCCTGCGCTTGACTTTAGTGCTGTCGGATGAAGGATGTTTCCGTAATTATTTGCCGGAAAATACTTTGATTCCGATTGACGTACCTTAG
- a CDS encoding protein kinase domain-containing protein — MNRFTAKTPNVHDYSLQQNQLGQMCGSKQLFRDRYKILRIIGRGGFGITFLAQDAVLPGNPLCVIKQLYPKVTSAKSWQNACQRFEKEAKTLGQLGSHSQIPLLLDYFQGNGEFYLVQEYIHGHTLATEVKQNGVKSEAAVKQFLRELLPVVRYLHQNHVIHRDIKPQNLLRCQDDRRLVVIDFGAVKEKLADAGENSMSKTATTNFVGTMGFAPPEQFALRPVYASDIYAVGVTCLYLLTGKWPLEFAHDKYTGEICWHQEVNISDSFTRILEQMVRISLKERFQTVDDVIFALGTESYAPMLTNCLTTQPLSSKSQPTEKTSPIYIPPVARTAIAIREWKAKIKNKKSSYMFNNYLSSVSN; from the coding sequence ATGAATCGTTTTACTGCGAAAACTCCCAATGTTCATGATTACAGCTTACAGCAGAATCAGCTTGGTCAAATGTGTGGCTCCAAGCAGCTGTTTCGCGATCGCTATAAAATATTGCGAATTATAGGTAGAGGTGGATTTGGCATCACATTTCTCGCTCAAGATGCTGTACTGCCTGGGAATCCCCTGTGTGTAATTAAACAACTGTATCCAAAAGTGACTAGTGCTAAAAGTTGGCAAAATGCCTGTCAACGTTTTGAAAAAGAAGCAAAAACTTTAGGTCAACTCGGTAGTCATTCACAAATTCCCTTACTCTTAGACTATTTTCAAGGCAATGGAGAGTTTTATTTAGTTCAAGAATATATACATGGTCATACTTTAGCCACCGAAGTCAAGCAAAATGGCGTTAAGAGTGAAGCCGCAGTCAAACAGTTTTTACGGGAATTACTGCCAGTTGTGCGATATCTTCATCAAAACCATGTAATTCATCGAGATATTAAGCCCCAGAATTTGCTGCGGTGTCAAGATGATCGGCGGTTAGTAGTGATAGATTTTGGTGCGGTGAAAGAAAAGCTGGCTGATGCTGGCGAAAATTCCATGAGTAAAACCGCAACTACTAATTTTGTCGGAACAATGGGATTTGCACCCCCAGAACAGTTTGCCCTGCGTCCAGTTTATGCCAGTGATATTTATGCAGTCGGTGTAACTTGTCTTTATTTACTGACTGGTAAATGGCCTTTAGAATTTGCACATGATAAGTATACTGGGGAGATCTGTTGGCATCAAGAGGTAAATATCAGCGATAGTTTTACCCGGATTTTGGAACAAATGGTCAGAATTTCTTTAAAGGAGCGTTTTCAGACAGTTGATGATGTGATTTTTGCTTTGGGTACTGAAAGTTATGCACCAATGTTAACTAACTGTTTGACTACCCAACCACTAAGCAGTAAATCTCAACCCACAGAAAAAACTTCTCCGATATATATACCACCTGTAGCGCGAACTGCGATCGCTATCCGTGAATGGAAAGCTAAAATCAAAAACAAAAAGTCGTCTTATATGTTCAATAATTACTTATCTTCAGTATCAAATTAA
- a CDS encoding protein kinase domain-containing protein — MICCLNPDCLDPLNPNGKKLCQSCSTPLVPLLRNRFRVIRVLSDEGGFGRTYLSEDTDKLNERCVIKQLAPKFQGTWSQKKAMDLFAEEAKRLQELGEHPQIPTLIAYFEQENCLYLVQQFVHGHNLLKELQQRKAYKPGEIQAILLHLLPVLKFIHDRGVIHRDIKPENIIRRHGDGRLSLIDFGSSKQLTVKAKSKVGTSIGSHGYSPLEQIRDGKAYPASDLFGLGATCFHLLTGTSPFALWMEFGYGWVNDWRQYLRTPLSAELDFILDKLLKKDLPQRYQSADEVIQDLTPKQPLALSSAGQTSRKLPATQAPFLPARYTLLRSLVLVAAFVLLFGFKESWYQQYHQIQTTVLSKLMHFRQNSDKGNAGLGRLPNNTFKKISLASTIKGDEKSVLSVAISPDGQIIASSGDRDRIIKLWNLTTGKQIRILAGHSQRVNVVTISPDNQTLVSGSDDKTITVWNLTTGKEIRTLIGHSDSVQALAISPDGKTLVSGSDDNTIKVWNLATGRLRRTLTGHRFWVRSVAISPDGETLASGSFDKTIKIWYLSKDYPIRTLTGNTETITSVAISPDGKILASGSRDRTIKLWNLATGAKIRTLIGHAETVTSIAISPDGNTLASASRDRTIKLWNLATGETIRTLLGHADTVTSITFRPDGKTLVTGSEDSTIKIWHLSD, encoded by the coding sequence ATGATCTGCTGCTTGAATCCCGATTGCCTAGATCCCCTAAATCCTAATGGCAAGAAGTTGTGCCAAAGTTGTAGCACACCCTTAGTGCCACTTTTAAGAAATCGCTTCCGTGTCATCCGGGTACTTTCTGATGAAGGGGGATTTGGCAGAACTTATCTATCAGAAGATACAGATAAACTGAATGAACGTTGTGTAATCAAACAATTAGCACCAAAATTTCAAGGTACTTGGTCGCAAAAGAAAGCAATGGATTTATTTGCTGAAGAAGCAAAGCGACTACAAGAACTTGGAGAACATCCTCAAATACCAACTTTGATAGCTTACTTTGAGCAAGAAAATTGCTTATATTTAGTGCAACAATTTGTGCACGGTCACAACTTGTTAAAAGAATTACAGCAGCGCAAAGCTTATAAACCTGGAGAAATTCAAGCAATTTTGCTGCATTTGTTACCTGTCCTCAAATTTATTCACGATCGCGGTGTCATTCACCGAGATATTAAACCAGAAAATATTATTCGCCGTCATGGTGATGGACGATTAAGCTTAATTGATTTTGGTTCTTCCAAACAATTAACAGTAAAAGCTAAAAGTAAAGTCGGGACATCAATTGGTTCACATGGTTATTCGCCCCTAGAACAAATTAGAGACGGTAAAGCTTACCCAGCTAGTGACTTATTTGGTTTGGGCGCTACCTGCTTTCATCTATTAACAGGAACTTCTCCTTTTGCGTTGTGGATGGAATTTGGGTATGGTTGGGTGAATGACTGGCGGCAATATTTACGAACTCCATTGAGTGCTGAATTAGATTTTATTCTCGACAAGCTGTTAAAAAAAGATCTTCCGCAGCGCTATCAATCAGCTGATGAAGTCATTCAAGATTTAACTCCTAAACAACCACTCGCACTGTCATCAGCAGGTCAAACTTCTAGAAAATTACCAGCAACTCAAGCACCATTTTTACCAGCCAGATATACTCTATTGAGAAGTTTAGTCTTGGTAGCTGCTTTTGTTTTATTATTCGGTTTTAAAGAGTCTTGGTATCAGCAATATCATCAAATTCAGACTACTGTACTCTCCAAGTTGATGCATTTTCGCCAAAATTCAGACAAGGGTAATGCAGGTTTGGGTCGGTTGCCAAACAATACTTTCAAGAAAATTTCTTTAGCTAGTACCATTAAAGGTGATGAAAAATCGGTTTTATCTGTTGCCATCAGTCCTGACGGTCAAATTATAGCCAGCAGTGGCGATCGCGATCGCATCATCAAACTGTGGAATCTCACAACTGGCAAACAAATCCGTATTTTAGCAGGGCATTCCCAAAGAGTGAATGTCGTCACTATCAGCCCAGATAATCAAACCTTAGTCAGTGGAAGTGATGATAAAACCATCACAGTATGGAATCTGACAACAGGAAAAGAAATACGTACATTAATCGGGCATTCCGACTCGGTTCAGGCATTAGCCATTAGCCCAGATGGCAAAACCCTAGTCAGTGGTAGTGATGACAACACAATTAAAGTGTGGAATCTAGCAACCGGAAGGCTAAGGCGTACTTTGACAGGACATAGATTCTGGGTGCGATCAGTAGCGATTAGTCCTGATGGTGAAACCCTAGCCAGCGGTAGCTTTGACAAAACAATTAAAATTTGGTATCTGAGTAAAGATTATCCCATCCGCACACTGACAGGAAATACAGAAACAATAACATCCGTGGCCATTAGTCCCGATGGGAAGATTCTAGCTAGTGGCAGCCGCGATCGCACCATCAAATTGTGGAATTTAGCCACAGGAGCGAAAATTCGTACACTTATAGGACACGCCGAAACAGTCACATCTATTGCTATTAGTCCAGATGGTAATACCCTCGCCAGTGCTAGCCGCGATCGCACCATCAAATTGTGGAATTTAGCCACAGGAGAAACAATTCGCACACTACTAGGACATGCTGATACTGTTACATCTATTACCTTTCGTCCTGATGGTAAAACTCTTGTTACAGGTAGTGAAGATAGTACAATCAAGATCTGGCACTTGTCTGATTAA
- a CDS encoding NADPH-dependent FMN reductase → MNFKTLVFYGSYRSDRQGIKAARFIIDQLKQRNHEVIFVDAKEYDFSILDRMYKEYDQGQAPAKMEELADHIRTADGFVVIAGEYNHSIQPGLSNLMDHYLEEYFFRPAGIVSYSAGGFGGVRAAIQLRAFLSEMGMSTISSIFSISKIGNSLDEAGTAQEATLTKRVSQFLDELEWYEEALQRQRKEKGTPF, encoded by the coding sequence ATGAATTTTAAAACATTAGTCTTTTATGGTTCCTACAGGAGCGATCGCCAGGGTATTAAAGCTGCCAGATTTATAATTGATCAGCTCAAGCAAAGAAACCATGAGGTAATTTTTGTAGATGCGAAGGAGTATGACTTTAGCATCTTAGACCGGATGTATAAGGAGTATGATCAAGGTCAGGCTCCTGCAAAAATGGAAGAATTGGCAGACCATATCCGAACAGCAGATGGTTTTGTAGTTATTGCGGGAGAATATAACCACTCTATTCAGCCAGGGCTAAGTAATCTCATGGATCACTATCTAGAAGAATACTTTTTCCGTCCGGCTGGTATTGTTTCCTACTCAGCTGGTGGCTTTGGAGGAGTGCGGGCAGCTATACAGTTACGCGCTTTTTTGTCAGAAATGGGGATGTCCACTATTTCCAGCATTTTTTCCATTTCCAAAATAGGGAACTCTCTGGATGAAGCCGGTACTGCACAAGAAGCGACTTTGACAAAGAGAGTTAGTCAATTTTTGGATGAATTAGAGTGGTATGAAGAAGCATTGCAACGACAAAGAAAAGAAAAAGGAACCCCCTTCTAA
- a CDS encoding glycerol-3-phosphate acyltransferase, which yields MIELWGALVILIVCPLLGGLPLIAWITYALKRKQLARIGTGNISVSAAFYHGGTLVGVLAVLSEALKGIAAVFISRAFFPSGSPWEIVALIALVLGRYWIAKGAGTTNVVWGFVVHDPLVAGFVSFFALISFTVLQSKRLVKYGVLFLFPLFVIILHADDFPKILATVALAALMGWIYRQIRDDLNLPAQDAATDSQAAFEYLRGDRSILTLDEELDPALVGQKAATLAQIKRWGYPVPKGWVVSPVDDPQELIDILQPSDLSPLVVRSSAIGEDSEQASAAGQYETILHVTSKQQLQDAIAQVRDSYNHPSAVQYRRDRSLQDTAMAVLVQQQVQSVYSGVAFTRDPITQQGDAIVIEALPGSPTQVVSGHVTPEQYRAFVVETEKISSVQLEGTGQIPQAIIKQVAHLARRLERRYHGIPQDIEWSYDGQTLWVLQSRPITTLLPIWTRKIAAEVIPGVVHPLTWSINRPLTCGVWGDIFSVVLGDRAFGLDFTETATLHYSRAYFSASLLGEIFLRMGLPPESLDFLTRGAKLSKPPLQSTWQNLPGLMRLLRQEMNLEKDFKQDYSNLFIPGLSQLAHESIDELEPPQILERVDFTLELLHRGTYYSILAPLSAALRQAIFRVKDGKIDNSITPEVAALRSLSAVAAQAKQLLPECEPDQVFEQLTQSPEGEKILYEFNELLEDYGYLSDVGTNIAVPTWKEDPQPIKQLFVQLIQGNQPQTGGIDPINRALSGKRQRGVVQRRVDIKGRVTEVYSRLLAELRWRFVALEKIWLQSGLLKETGDIFFLELDEVRRLVAESDTELKDGLLELVQSRRSQFVQDSQISQIPILVYGNTPPHPLAPSELYADQFLQGIPASHGQAEGRIKVVRNLQDLPEIDRETILVVPYTDSGWAPLLVRAGGIIAEAGGRLSHGAIVAREYGIPAVMDVKGATWLLQDGQRVRIDGSRGIVELSNDLRPE from the coding sequence ATGATTGAACTCTGGGGTGCTTTAGTTATTTTAATTGTCTGCCCTCTCTTGGGTGGCTTGCCGCTAATTGCCTGGATTACATACGCCCTCAAGCGCAAGCAATTGGCAAGAATTGGTACGGGAAATATCAGTGTCTCCGCCGCTTTTTACCACGGTGGCACACTGGTAGGTGTTTTGGCAGTTTTATCAGAGGCTTTAAAAGGAATCGCGGCAGTTTTCATCTCCCGTGCTTTTTTCCCTAGCGGTTCGCCTTGGGAAATAGTAGCCTTAATTGCCCTGGTATTAGGTAGATACTGGATTGCTAAAGGAGCAGGTACAACAAATGTCGTCTGGGGATTTGTTGTACATGATCCACTAGTAGCAGGATTCGTCAGTTTTTTTGCGCTGATCAGTTTCACAGTTCTGCAATCCAAACGACTGGTAAAATACGGAGTCTTATTTCTATTTCCTTTGTTTGTGATTATCCTGCACGCTGACGATTTTCCCAAAATACTGGCTACTGTTGCCTTAGCTGCCTTAATGGGGTGGATTTATAGACAAATCCGTGATGATTTGAATTTACCAGCACAAGACGCAGCCACAGATTCCCAAGCGGCGTTTGAGTATTTACGTGGCGATCGCTCTATCTTAACTTTAGATGAAGAGTTAGATCCTGCCCTAGTTGGACAAAAGGCGGCGACACTAGCTCAAATTAAACGATGGGGCTACCCAGTACCCAAAGGTTGGGTAGTTTCCCCAGTTGATGATCCCCAAGAATTGATTGATATTCTCCAACCTTCAGATTTATCTCCTTTGGTGGTACGTTCTTCCGCCATTGGGGAAGACTCAGAACAAGCTTCCGCCGCTGGACAATATGAAACAATTTTGCACGTTACCAGTAAACAGCAATTACAAGATGCGATCGCCCAAGTTCGAGACTCTTACAATCATCCATCTGCGGTACAATATCGACGCGATCGCAGTTTACAAGATACAGCAATGGCTGTGCTGGTACAGCAACAAGTCCAGAGTGTCTATTCGGGAGTAGCTTTTACTCGTGATCCGATTACTCAACAAGGCGATGCGATTGTCATTGAAGCCCTTCCAGGTAGCCCCACTCAAGTTGTCTCTGGACACGTTACTCCAGAACAATATCGCGCTTTTGTTGTCGAAACCGAGAAAATCTCATCAGTACAATTAGAAGGTACAGGGCAAATACCACAGGCAATCATCAAACAAGTGGCACATTTAGCCCGCCGCTTAGAAAGACGATATCACGGTATTCCTCAAGATATTGAATGGAGTTACGACGGCCAAACGCTTTGGGTATTGCAATCTAGACCAATTACTACCTTACTACCCATCTGGACACGGAAAATTGCCGCTGAAGTGATTCCCGGCGTAGTTCATCCCTTAACTTGGTCGATTAATCGTCCTTTAACTTGTGGAGTTTGGGGAGATATTTTTAGCGTTGTTTTGGGCGATCGCGCTTTTGGGTTAGATTTTACCGAAACGGCGACATTACATTATTCCAGGGCTTATTTTAGTGCATCGCTTTTAGGTGAAATTTTCCTGCGGATGGGCTTACCACCAGAAAGCCTGGATTTTTTAACTAGAGGAGCGAAATTAAGTAAACCGCCGTTGCAGTCTACTTGGCAGAATCTCCCAGGATTAATGCGCCTATTGCGCCAAGAAATGAATTTGGAAAAAGATTTTAAACAAGACTACAGCAATCTATTTATTCCAGGTTTGTCGCAATTAGCTCACGAATCGATAGATGAATTAGAACCACCCCAAATATTAGAAAGAGTAGATTTTACTCTAGAATTACTGCATCGTGGAACTTACTACAGCATTTTAGCCCCATTAAGTGCAGCCCTTAGACAAGCGATTTTTCGCGTCAAAGATGGGAAAATTGATAATAGCATTACTCCAGAAGTTGCAGCATTGCGATCGCTAAGTGCTGTAGCTGCCCAAGCTAAACAATTATTACCTGAGTGTGAACCAGATCAAGTGTTTGAGCAATTGACGCAAAGTCCAGAGGGTGAGAAGATTCTCTATGAATTTAACGAACTTTTAGAAGATTACGGTTATTTAAGTGATGTCGGCACTAATATAGCCGTTCCCACCTGGAAGGAAGATCCCCAACCAATTAAGCAGTTGTTTGTGCAGTTGATTCAGGGAAACCAACCCCAGACAGGCGGTATAGACCCGATCAATCGGGCTTTATCAGGAAAACGCCAGCGGGGAGTAGTGCAAAGACGCGTAGATATTAAAGGACGAGTTACCGAAGTTTATTCCCGGTTATTAGCTGAGTTGCGTTGGCGATTTGTGGCTTTAGAAAAAATTTGGTTGCAGTCTGGCTTACTTAAAGAAACTGGAGATATCTTTTTTCTGGAGTTGGATGAAGTGCGGCGTTTAGTTGCCGAGTCTGATACTGAGTTAAAAGATGGTTTATTAGAATTAGTGCAATCAAGGCGATCGCAATTTGTCCAAGATAGTCAAATTTCTCAAATCCCTATTTTAGTCTACGGCAATACACCGCCTCATCCCCTAGCTCCCTCCGAACTCTATGCTGACCAATTTTTACAAGGTATTCCCGCTAGCCACGGACAAGCCGAAGGACGGATCAAAGTCGTGCGGAATTTACAAGACTTGCCAGAAATTGATAGAGAGACAATTTTAGTAGTACCTTATACAGATTCCGGTTGGGCTCCTTTATTAGTCAGGGCTGGAGGAATCATCGCTGAGGCTGGTGGACGGCTTTCTCACGGTGCGATCGTCGCTCGTGAGTACGGGATTCCCGCTGTCATGGATGTCAAAGGCGCAACATGGTTGCTCCAAGATGGTCAACGGGTACGGATTGATGGTTCTAGGGGTATTGTGGAATTATCTAACGACTTGCGACCAGAATGA